Proteins encoded by one window of Xiphophorus couchianus chromosome 13, X_couchianus-1.0, whole genome shotgun sequence:
- the s100a10a gene encoding protein S100-A10a produces the protein MPSDLETAMELLIVVFHRYASADGRAGTLSRRELRQLMENELANFLKSQKDPGAIDKIMKDLDANGDGQVDFEEFVALVVGLSVACEQCYKAHKGLKSAK, from the exons ATGCCTTCTGACCTGGAGACAGCCATGGAGCTGCTCATCGTGGTGTTCCACCGTTACGCCTCTGCGGACGGCCGAGCAGGGACTCTCAGTCGGCGGGAGCTCAGGCAGCTGATGGAGAACGAGCTGGCTAACTTCCTTAAG TCTCAGAAGGACCCTGGTGCCATCGATAAGATAATGAAGGACCTGGACGCCAATGGTGACGGCCAGGTGGACTTTGAGGAGTTTGTTGCTCTGGTGGTTGGACTGTCTGTTGCCTGTGAGCAGTGCTATAAGGCGCATAAAGGACTGAAGTCGGCAAAATAG
- the LOC114156163 gene encoding ictacalcin-like codes for MSDIQKAMALLITTFTKYASKEGDKHTLNKEELKELLQNEFGDLLCKANDQAAVDRIFNDLDTNKSNSVDFSEFVNLISCLTQMCHEHFIGKQ; via the exons ATGTCTGACATCCAGAAGGCTATGGCCCTCCTCATCACCACCTTCACTAAATACGCCAGCAAAGAGGGTGACAAGCACACCCTGAATAAGGAGGAGCTGAAGGAGCTTCTGCAGAATGAATTTGGAGACTTACTGTGT AAAGCCAATGACCAGGCAGCAGTCGATCGCATCTTCAATGACCTGGACACAAACAAGAGCAACAGCGTGGACTTCAGTGAGTTTGTCAACCTAATCAGCTGCCTCACTCAGATGTGCCATGAGCACTTCATTGGGAAACAATAG
- the snx27a gene encoding sorting nexin-27a isoform X2, which produces MADVGDYEIRPAHPTASRYNGPVVGSSAGQNAATVTSGPRIVRIVKSESGYGFNVRGQVSEGGQLRSINGELYAPLQHVSAVLPGGAADRAGIAKGDRILEVNGVNVEGATHKQVVDLIRAAEKELILAVLSVPPQEADGLEGGEDVQPNYDYSDKQAVPISIPMYKHVEQHSERFVVYNVYMSGRQLCSKRYREFAILHQNLKREFSNFNFPKLPGKWPFSLSEQQLDARRRGLEEYLERVCSVRVIGESDIMQEFLSESDENYNGVTDVELRIALPDKTTISVRIRKNSTTDQVYQALVLKVGMDSIMASYFALFEVINHSFVRKLAPNEFPHKLYVQNYTSAVPGTCLALRKWLFSVQEEELLRDNPLALHYCFHQALDDVKKGFIKTEDKSYQLQKLAEQRKMATYLSLLRTCEGYNEVVFPHCSCDSRRKGHVITAISIHHFKLHACTEDGTLENQVIAFEWAEMQRWDTDEEGMAFCFEYARGEKKPRWVKIFTPYFNYMHECFERVFCELKWRKQVEEEESDKDNKNCSNNDPRLMSAYRLPSVVI; this is translated from the exons atggcGGATGTCGGAGACTATGAAATTCGGCCGGCTCACCCCACGGCGTCCCGCTACAACGGTCCGGTCGTCGGTTCGTCCGCGGGCCAGAACGCAGCAACGGTAACGTCTGGTCCTCGGATAGTGCGGATCGTCAAGTCGGAGTCTGGCTACGGTTTCAATGTTCGCGGTCAGGTCAGCGAAGGAGGGCAGCTTCGGAGCATCAACGGGGAACTGTACGCTCCTCTTCAGCACGTCAGCGCTGTTCTACCCGGAGGTGCAGCAGACCGAGCGGGGATAGCGAAGGGTGACAGGATCCTTGAAGT gaATGGGGTGAACGTGGAAGGAGCGACCCATAAGCAAGTGGTGGACCTGATCCGTGCAGCGGAGAAGGAGCTGATTCTGGCCGTTCTGTCCGTTCCACCCCAGGAAGCTGATGGATTAGAAGGAGGGGAGGATGTCCAGCCGAACTACGACTACAGTGACAAGCAGGCGGTGCCCATTTCAATCCCCATGTACAAACATGTGGAGCAGCACTCGGAGAGGTTTGTG GTGTACAACGTGTACATGTCAGGCAGACAGCTGTGCTCGAAGCGCTATAGAGAGTTTGCCATCCTGCACCAAAACCTGAAGAGGGAATTCTCAAACTTCAACTTCCCAAAGCTTCCTGGGAAATGGCCCTTCTCCCTGTCCGAACAGCAGCTGGACGCTCGGCGCAGAGGCCTGGAGGAGTACCTGGAGCGAG TGTGTTCTGTGCGGGTGATAGGGGAGAGTGACATCATGCAGGAGTTTCTCTCTGAATCAGATGAG AACTACAACGGAGTCACAGACGTGGAGCTGCGGATAGCGCTGCCTGACAAAACCACCATCTCTGTGCGGATTCGTAAAAACAGCACAACGGACCAGGTGTACCAG gcaTTAGTGCTGAAGGTTGGAATGGACAGTATTATGGCAAGCTACTTTGCTCTTTTTGAAGTCATCAACCATTCTTTTG TGAGGAAACTCGCTCCAAACGAGTTCCCCCACAAGCTTTATGTGCAGAACTACACATCCGCCGTTCCTGGGACGTGCTTAGCGCTCCGCAAATGGCTGTTCAGTGTCCAAGAAGAAGAGCTGCTCAGAGACAACCCGCTGGCACTACACTACTGCTTCCATCAG GCACTGGACGATGTGAAGAAGGGATTCATAAAAACAGAGGACAAATCCTACCAGCTGCAGAAACTGGCAGAGCAGCGCAAGATGGCCACA TACCTGAGCCTGCTGCGGACATGCGAGGGCTATAATGAGGTGGTCTTCCCCCACTGCTCCTGTGACTCCAGGCGGAAGGGCCATGTCATCACCGCCATCAGCATCCATCACTTCAAGCTGCACGCGTGCACCGAGGACGGCACGCTGGAG AACCAGGTAATAGCTTTTGAGTGGGCAGAGATGCAGCGCTGGGACACTGACGAGGAAGGCATGGCTTTCTGCTTCGAGTACGccagaggagagaagaaacCGCGCTGGGTTAAGATTTTTACTCCATAT TTCAACTACATGCATGAATGCTTTGAGCGTGTCTTTTGTGAGCTGAAGTGGAGGAAGCAG gtggaggaagaggaatctgataaagacaacaaaaactgcagcaacaATG
- the snx27a gene encoding sorting nexin-27a isoform X1, protein MADVGDYEIRPAHPTASRYNGPVVGSSAGQNAATVTSGPRIVRIVKSESGYGFNVRGQVSEGGQLRSINGELYAPLQHVSAVLPGGAADRAGIAKGDRILEVNGVNVEGATHKQVVDLIRAAEKELILAVLSVPPQEADGLEGGEDVQPNYDYSDKQAVPISIPMYKHVEQHSERFVVYNVYMSGRQLCSKRYREFAILHQNLKREFSNFNFPKLPGKWPFSLSEQQLDARRRGLEEYLERVCSVRVIGESDIMQEFLSESDENYNGVTDVELRIALPDKTTISVRIRKNSTTDQVYQALVLKVGMDSIMASYFALFEVINHSFVRKLAPNEFPHKLYVQNYTSAVPGTCLALRKWLFSVQEEELLRDNPLALHYCFHQALDDVKKGFIKTEDKSYQLQKLAEQRKMATYLSLLRTCEGYNEVVFPHCSCDSRRKGHVITAISIHHFKLHACTEDGTLENQVIAFEWAEMQRWDTDEEGMAFCFEYARGEKKPRWVKIFTPYFNYMHECFERVFCELKWRKQVEEEESDKDNKNCSNNEYLPPLETQQKGWRPLGGEIATS, encoded by the exons atggcGGATGTCGGAGACTATGAAATTCGGCCGGCTCACCCCACGGCGTCCCGCTACAACGGTCCGGTCGTCGGTTCGTCCGCGGGCCAGAACGCAGCAACGGTAACGTCTGGTCCTCGGATAGTGCGGATCGTCAAGTCGGAGTCTGGCTACGGTTTCAATGTTCGCGGTCAGGTCAGCGAAGGAGGGCAGCTTCGGAGCATCAACGGGGAACTGTACGCTCCTCTTCAGCACGTCAGCGCTGTTCTACCCGGAGGTGCAGCAGACCGAGCGGGGATAGCGAAGGGTGACAGGATCCTTGAAGT gaATGGGGTGAACGTGGAAGGAGCGACCCATAAGCAAGTGGTGGACCTGATCCGTGCAGCGGAGAAGGAGCTGATTCTGGCCGTTCTGTCCGTTCCACCCCAGGAAGCTGATGGATTAGAAGGAGGGGAGGATGTCCAGCCGAACTACGACTACAGTGACAAGCAGGCGGTGCCCATTTCAATCCCCATGTACAAACATGTGGAGCAGCACTCGGAGAGGTTTGTG GTGTACAACGTGTACATGTCAGGCAGACAGCTGTGCTCGAAGCGCTATAGAGAGTTTGCCATCCTGCACCAAAACCTGAAGAGGGAATTCTCAAACTTCAACTTCCCAAAGCTTCCTGGGAAATGGCCCTTCTCCCTGTCCGAACAGCAGCTGGACGCTCGGCGCAGAGGCCTGGAGGAGTACCTGGAGCGAG TGTGTTCTGTGCGGGTGATAGGGGAGAGTGACATCATGCAGGAGTTTCTCTCTGAATCAGATGAG AACTACAACGGAGTCACAGACGTGGAGCTGCGGATAGCGCTGCCTGACAAAACCACCATCTCTGTGCGGATTCGTAAAAACAGCACAACGGACCAGGTGTACCAG gcaTTAGTGCTGAAGGTTGGAATGGACAGTATTATGGCAAGCTACTTTGCTCTTTTTGAAGTCATCAACCATTCTTTTG TGAGGAAACTCGCTCCAAACGAGTTCCCCCACAAGCTTTATGTGCAGAACTACACATCCGCCGTTCCTGGGACGTGCTTAGCGCTCCGCAAATGGCTGTTCAGTGTCCAAGAAGAAGAGCTGCTCAGAGACAACCCGCTGGCACTACACTACTGCTTCCATCAG GCACTGGACGATGTGAAGAAGGGATTCATAAAAACAGAGGACAAATCCTACCAGCTGCAGAAACTGGCAGAGCAGCGCAAGATGGCCACA TACCTGAGCCTGCTGCGGACATGCGAGGGCTATAATGAGGTGGTCTTCCCCCACTGCTCCTGTGACTCCAGGCGGAAGGGCCATGTCATCACCGCCATCAGCATCCATCACTTCAAGCTGCACGCGTGCACCGAGGACGGCACGCTGGAG AACCAGGTAATAGCTTTTGAGTGGGCAGAGATGCAGCGCTGGGACACTGACGAGGAAGGCATGGCTTTCTGCTTCGAGTACGccagaggagagaagaaacCGCGCTGGGTTAAGATTTTTACTCCATAT TTCAACTACATGCATGAATGCTTTGAGCGTGTCTTTTGTGAGCTGAAGTGGAGGAAGCAG gtggaggaagaggaatctgataaagacaacaaaaactgcagcaacaATG AGTACCTGCCTCCTCTGGAGACGCAACAGAAGGGATGGCGCCCCCTAGGGGGGGAAATTGCaacttcctaa